Genomic segment of Haemorhous mexicanus isolate bHaeMex1 chromosome 12, bHaeMex1.pri, whole genome shotgun sequence:
TTGTCCTAATTGTCCTAAATTTGTCCTATTTCCCTGTAGGACAAATTCACTCCTTTTGTCCCTAAAAAGCCATTTTAATGTGACATTGTCACTGTCTGCAGCCTTTCCTTTAAGCCTTGctttgagagaaaaagaagaaccCCTGCATCCCttcaaaatgagaattttgttgAGTGCAGCCCCCTGCAGACATCTGCAGCCCAGTCCTGCCTGGCAAAGGGGAAATTTCccacctctctctccctccctccctccctcaggtCAGCGGGGTGGGCTACAATGGAGAAGGAAATGTTTATCTTCTGCCATCCAAGGAGGTCCTTAAAGAATTTTCCAACATCTCCATTGGAAAACTCGTGGAGGTAAGTATAAATTATGAACCAGCTTATCCTAGTTACAGTCACTTTTCAGTTGCACAAATAACTTTGGCTAattattgggggaaaaaaaaccaaaccactttTGTAACTCTAAAATGGACTGGCTTGCTAAAACATCCTCATGGAAAGACTGGGTGTGATGTAATTCCTGAAGTTAGGAGTGAAAGGCAGTGATCATAAGGCATGCAGGGAGAGACCAGAGCCATCAGCTTCAGGACTCAATGATATTCTGGATAAAAATACAATTCTGGCAGAGCAGAAACCAATACATTTTACCCTGTTCAGGTTTTTAATGTGCAGAGTTTCTAGACATTAGCCAGCTATGCAGTCAGTTTATCAATTTATTGTGATGTTCTCTGGGGTTTGTGTCAGCTTTACATAAAATTTTGAACATTCAGCTGTAGGCTGAAGTGGAGTGTTTGGGTGGTGGAATGATTTGAGCTGCAATCTCAAATGGAGACTAGGTCCTGTTTTATTCATACTGCACATTAGAAACAATAGTAGGAGAGACTGAGCCTTCATTTTCATGATCTATAAAGCTCATTGGATGTATCTTATGTTTTCTTGATGTTAATTTATCCAAAGCATAATATTTTACCAAAATATTGGTGCATTATGTGCATTAAGTGGCTTTAGAAAACACAAGAACTGGTCTCAGGTGATGCTGCTGAGTTTTTCCCAAAACTTTTGAGATGTGGCTCCTTTCATTCCCCAACCTTCCATCTTCCAACCTTCATTCCCCTTCTTCCATTTCAttgaaagagatgaaaaagcCATGACTTCAGTAATGGCAAAAACAGCTCATGTAAACCTGTCCCTTtccccaggctggctgtgtAGTCAACAATGCTGTTATCAGGAAAAACAGTGTGATAGGACAGCCCACAGAAGGAGCTCTCATTGCCCTGGCAATGAAGGTAAGACCCTTAGAGTTTAAATTTCCCTgcaattcaaataaataaataaaataaaaagctggaTTTGTGAGGTCTGGCAGCAGAGTGAGACTGCTTTAAATGCCCCAGGCTGGTTTTGgtcctcccctgtcccctctgcccaaGGTCACAGATGTTGCCTCTCCCAGCCATCCTTTGGTCATGGGCCAACACTTTCCCTGagctcctgtgctggcagcaatCATTGCTGGCTTGGTTAATCCTGCAGTTGGGCTGGGTGGTGCATTTCTTTTGGGCTCAGATGGTGCAGCCTTTTTTAGATTTCCTGCACGTGCCAATGAAGGAAGAGAAGAGTTAAAAAGGGGCAGGAACAGGCCAGGCCAGATCGCATGGCAGAGGGTCACCCTCATTTTGGGTCATCTGCTGGCTTGTGCTTTTTCCTGGTCAAGATTACGTAAAACAAAATGTTGTTATGAATATTGCATCCACactcctgggcagagctgtgaaaCACCCCAAGGTGTCACCCAGGCTGTGGCCTCAGCCCTCAGGTGAAGCACAGGAGGTCCCTGATGCCCCTGCAAACATCTGATCTTACCTCCTGCTTTTAAAGTTCCTAACTCTAGCAGTGAAATAATGATTTttcgatttttttttctttttaaacaatgGCATTTCCTTTCCCCACTTGCTGAGTTAAAaccttcctcctgctctggaaTTCAAGCCCAGCAATAGCAGAATATGAGCGAGGGTGTCTCTcctatttttaatgttttgggctgtgggagctggggacaAAGGTGATCAAAAGCAGCTTCCAGTGTCTCCCACTTCACCTGGCACCCAGGAAATACACCCACAcactctgctggagcaggaatgtATTGATTTGGACTGAAAGGTTTTGTTGTGAATTGCTTTTTGAGTGTAATTCATCAGGAAATAATTCAAAATCACATTCACAACTGACCATTCTGTTATTTgctatttcctttcttctttcaagTACAGTTGCTGGGAAATAACCCAGAAAAGAAACCCAGAAATCTCCTCAGCCATAGATTTAGGGAATGGACTTGATCTTCCTTTGACCCAAAACCTCACAAAAAGGCAGGGCAGTTCCctaattctttaaaattttatcagGAATCAAGCTTCAAACTCCAGTTTAATTTATCCCATATCAGGCAcaccaaaagggaaaaaatggtttGAAATATGAATTTTGCTCTCCTGGTGTTTTCTCTTGAGCTCTGTGGTATCTGACAGCCTACAGTCAATCCTCATGATACAGAAAATATACCCAGGTTttggcagtgcccagcctcaCAGTGCTCTTTTTGTTTTACCTTGCTTCAGATGGAATTGGCTGACATAAAGGACATTTATgtaagaaagaaggaaattccATTCAGCTCCGAGCAGAAGTGGATGGCTGTGAAATGCACACTGAAAAATCAGGTAAAGCAAACAGAGGCAGGGGCTGGTTTCGTGTTTCTAATTGTGCACCTCAACAATGGGCATGAAATGGTATCTCCTCAGCAAATAATGTTTTAAGGAGTTAACTATGTCGGGAGAAAACGGAACAAACCTCAAAATTCCCAgcttggggggatttttagCTCAAATGGGAGGAGGAAATACTTCTCTTGCAGTGGTtcaagcaggaaaataaaagcttttcagaGATAGGTCTGGTGTTTGGGAGAAAAGGTTGGCCCTTTATCCCTTACTGGGTTACTGAGTTCATTTTGGCTGATATTATGCTCTGGTTTAAAAACTCACCAATCTTTTCATCACCGTGCTGTCTCTGAGGGCTGAACATGAAAAATGGCCAGAGCAAAAATATCCCATCCTATCCATAATATATGCTCCTGGGCATCTCTTGAAACAGGTAAAAGAGGAAACAGGATCTTTTCTACCTAAAGACTTACTCATTAAAAATGTGCTCCTTTTTTTGGATAAAGTGtattctctccctgctctcaaGGATCAGGAAGATATTTACTTTATGAAAGGAGCATTTGAAGAAGTTATCCAGCACTGCACTCTGTACAACAGTGGTGGCATCTCGCTGTCACTCACGCCCCAGCAAAAAGCCCTCTAccagcaggaggagaagaggatgGGCTCCTCAGGACTTCGAGGTCAGTCCTTACTGCTCCTCACAGGTTACCTGCCTAAAACTTTCCTGCTCTGTTATGGTTAGGATGGGCAGAGGCTCAGTCCtcacaaaatcatggaatggtttgggtagaagggattttaaagctcatctcatcccacccctgccatgggcagggactttccactgtcccaggctgctccaagccctgtccagcatggccttggacattccaggatccaggggcagccacagctgctctgggcacctgtgccagggcctgcccaccctcccagggaagaatttttcctaatttccaatCTAAGTCTCAAGTTTCACCTTAAAGCCCTCAGTTCTTAGCGTCACTCTCATGGTCTCTTCCCAAGTCTTGTCAGAGTGCCAAGGGCCATGTCTTAGGTCTGCTAGCTGATCTGGGTTTTTGTGCTGGGTTTGGATTAGTGAGTTTGAAAGGAGCTGGAAACAAGCCCTGGAAATGGACTGTTTCTCTTCCTTGGAGATCTGTGATTGTCTGGGACACGCTCTGGgtgctgcactgcagggctTTGTGCTgggcccagcactgctctgccaatttttggttttggagaGGACAGCAACAAAAGCCGCTTTGGAAGGAGCTCCAAACATGGATTTGGGCACTGAGATTTCTGTTTGAAGCTCAGTTCAATCCTCTGCTAGGCCCCAATCTCTCAATCTCCTGACCCCTGTCAGTGCACAGCCCACAGGAGCTCTCTCCATGTGTCACCTCCTTCAGCACCACCAACATCCTTCCAGAAACATCTCAGATtccccacagggacacagacaccATTTCCAGCTCGTAAGGAGATGAGGACAAGCCTTGGCAGCTGGATCTGGAGGATGGTGCAGTTAATGGACAGATTCTCCCACCCTGTGTCTTGTGGTTAGGAGCTCCTGTGCAGCGCTTGATTTACAATATCCAAATTATCTGCCCTCGTGGCAATGGTAAATTACAGCTCTGAGGGGAAGTGATTAactcaggcagctgctgcagcttttgaTTCCATCATCAAAGCAACGCTGACATGAACCCCTGGCAAAATATCCTTGAGTGATTTAAGAATGATTGAGTGATAACGGGTGTGCACCAGGAACAGAGACAAAATGTTCAGAGCCTGCGTGTTTACATGGTGGGAGTTTCACTGGTTTAACTGAATTTACATGTCACATTTTTAGGCTTTTAAAAAAGTGTAAGTTTTTGCAGGAATGCTGTTGTTTAACTTAGGAGTTTAACAGTGTCTGGTTTAACATAACAGTGTCCAGATTTAATCCATCTGCATTTAGGCAAGACGTGGTAGACAGCTTAaaattagaaagaaagaaagaaatcctAAGAGAAACATGTCAAACAGAAATGCTCTCATTCGGAGAAACTATTATTTAGTGGACTGAATTTTTGTGTCTATACAAGATCTGATTGTAATGACTAAAGATCTGGTTTTAATGACTTTTTCTGCTGGGAAACAGGCAATTTAATATCTTCTCTAAATATTCCTTTCAAAGCACGGAAATACATCATTAACAATTTActcttgttctctttttctcccctcttttgCTAGTACTTGCTTTGGCTTCAGGTCCAGAACTTGGCAAACTAACATTTCTAGGTCTGGTGGGAATAATTGATCCCCCAAGGGCTGGGGTGAGAGAAGCTGTGCAAATCCTCTTTGAGTCTGGTGTGTCAGTGAAGATGATCACTGGAGATGCCCTGGAAACAGCTGTGGCTATAGGTACCAAActttgctgctctcctgggggcCTGTGGTGTGTCTGTCACATCAGCCAAGTGTTTTATCCCTTAATAATCAACTTTATCATCGTTTCTGTGTGCTCAGTAGAGGCTTTAAAGGGCACTGagtttttgcttttccattGAAACAAACATTAAATGGAGTACAGAGCAGCTACAAGCTCTGGGCCAAATTCCAGTAAATTAATTCCACTATTTTAACACCAGAAATGGCAAAATCTCAGTTTTAGCCTCTGAAAAGACACAGATAGCATTGCTAGGAGTATAGAACCCACTGACATTTAGAGTGTAAGTATCTCTTTTCTTTGCAGGACAGAATATTGGTCTCTGCAATGGGAAGCTGAAAGCCATGTCTGGGGAAGAGCTGGACCAactggcagaggcagagctctcCTCCACTGTCCAAAATGTAACAGCTTTGATTACATAAAAAACAACCTATTTCCAATAGCTTCCATCTAATACGAGATcatattttgtcctttttgctgtttttcaggtttccattttcttcagaaCAAGTCCTAAGcacaaactaaaaataataaaggtaCTAGGAGCCTGTGAAATTCATTGTACACCTCACAAAAACAAGGGGGAGGGAGCCTCAGTTCTCTGGATGATCTGGTCTTCCCCAGCAGCATCAGCTCAAACTAGAGGAGTGTAAAACCCCAGCTAGAGCACTGGCACTGTTTCTCTGAAGGTATTAGGTGTGgaattggacttgatgatccttgtgggtcctttccacctcagaatattctatgattttatgatgtTTCTTGCAAgtctgggctctgggcacacacacaaaaaaaaaacaaacttagTGAGGTATTAGCAACTACAACATCTGGAGAATTTCTGAGGGTTTTACTCCTCTCTTGTAACTTCTGCTGGAGTTGTGAGATTCACTGTACTCCTGAAAAACCCAATTCTTGGTCTGAGctttgtgctctgtgtgctgccgAGTCCATTTTACCCTCAGAGTCCAACAGAGCTTCCGATCTTTCAATacaaaaagagcaaagcaaacaGTCCAGGCTCTGAAACTGCCAGCATGGCTTGTTCCTGCTCTGGTTTGAGAGCCTCTGAGCTGTCCTCTCCCACAGGCcttgcagagggctggagctgtggtgtCCATGACAGGGGACGGGGTCAACGACGCCGTGGCCCTGAAATCCGCCGATATCGGCATCGCCATGGGACGGGCGGGGACAGACGTCAGCAAGGAGGCTGCCAACATGATCCTCGTGGACGATGACTTCTCAAAAGTCATGTAGGTTTGGAGATTTTCTTACTCTGCAGCTCTTTTCTGGCTGTCTGCTGCAGCAAGCCTGTAGTGTgaggagggctgggaatggaAGTGGAGAGCACCAGGGTGGCTCTGACTTGTCTTTAGTTGTACATATGACAATGACTTTGCTTCCAAGTGGTGCTGACCAAGCCACCTGAAAGCCCTGGCTCCTCTAACTGGGGATCTGAGAGCACCTAAAAGCCTGGGTAGATAGGAGAttttttggtcagaatttggGCTCGGTGATCCTGGAGGTGTTTCCCAACCTTTATGATTCTGTAGCTAACTGGGGATCTGGGAGCACCTAAAAGCCTGGGTAGATCAGAGAttttttggtcagaatttggGCTTGGTGAtcctggaggtgttttccaaccttTATGATTCTGTAGCTAACTGGGGATCTGGGAGCACCTAAAAGCCTGGGTAGATCAGAGATTTTTTGGTCAGAATTTTGGCTCGGtgatcctggaggtcttttccaacctttatGATTCTACCTCGTACGCTGCCTCATTCAGGAAGCTCAGAGGAAAAACGTAATTTGCAATGCTCTGTTGGTTCATAACAACAGAGTGGGCAGGGTGAGTATATAAATAGGTCCCAGGCCTGCTTTATGAACCAAAACCTGGCCACGTGACCCAGGCTTTAAGATCTCCTTGTTGATAAAGGAATTGTAACTGAGAAGCTGCACTGACAACCTcctcctgagctgggctctgaacTTCCTCTGAAATAAGGGCTACAAAAGACAATTGTGTTTTGAgtgtcacagggagctcagtaTAAACAGTGCGAGTGCTCTTGACTTAATAAAATCCCCTCTTCCTTCCAGGAATGCAATagaagagggaaagggaatATTTTACAACATAAAAAATTTTGTCCGGTTCCAGTTGAGCACGTAAGTTCCTGTTCGCTTCAGCTCCTGTGAAAGCACATTCGGGGTGAGGCCCTGCACAATAATGTTCTGTGCTTGCAGGAGTATTTCAGCTTTGAGCCTAATTACCCTGTCAACAGTGCTCAACCTACCCaacccactcaatgccatgcAGATCTTATGGATCAACATCATCATGGATGGGCCGCCAGCACAGAGGTAGGGAAAAGTCCAATGAGCAAAATAATCCTGGGTTTAATAGGTCTGAATTTGGCCTAGGAACACAAACTGTTGTGATTCCTCATCAATCATCATCAGTGGTTCAAAAAGCTGCACTTCTCTTCCCTCCTGGTCTTGTAAAAATACTTCACATTTACTTGAGATTTTCTATATTTTCCAGGTTTATGGTAGAATCACTTAACTATTCCACTTTTTGACTAGGAATGGCCTGTTATCCTGAAATACCACCAGGGAATAGTGGGGATATGCCCCACAATCACTAGACTTACAAACCATATCCAACTGCTAATTACAACTACAGCTAAATACAATTACAGCTTCCACATAATGGTCACTCTCACTCTGGGGTGCTCTGATGATTTAATGTTATTTTAGCAGCTCGATATGCAAAAAAGACCTTTGCTATCAGTGTCATGGACAAATTTGGGCCTTATGTCACCTTGATTGAATATTCACACTGTGTCCCAAAGAATTGCAtcctccagctccatcctggtTTCTCAGGATGTCCATTTTGGGACCCTGCATTAATTAACACATCCCTCTGCTTCTCTTGGAGGCAGCTTGGGGGTTGAACCTGTTGACAGGGACACCATCAAGCAGCCCCCCCGGTGCATCACAGACACCATCCTCAGCAAATCCCTGATCCTGAAAATCTTCATGTCAGCAATCATCATCATCAGTGGAACCCTCTTTGTCTTCTGGAAGGAGGTGAGGGAAATCTGCACTCGGATCTTGTTTCCATCAGGGCAGTTTCTGAAGGACATGAGAAGGACTTTGTGGAATCCATCCCATGGGGAAGGATCAGTGTGGGCAGAGGGCTGAGAAAACAGggtcagctcccagctctgctcctgcctccctcttTTACCTCTAATTTGGTCCTTCCAATCCAGAATGGGAAATCTATTACTTAATGTGGCATCAATACTTTAAGGGACTTTTCACCTCCAGCTTTCcattttcccagcagaaaaTGCCAAGTCCAATGGATTGCTGTTGGTACTTTAAGTTTCAGTAATTTAATTTAGGATGTTCTTTACTCAAAGTCCACATCAGTTTAAGAATTTAAAGTATGGTTGATAAGATCATAAACTTTCAAATTAGCAGAGAGAACTGAATGTTACCTACAATAGCTAGAACTAGATTTACTCCTTTGTTTTACTACCCTTTGATTTCACTGGGCTCATTGACAGGAACATTTAATTCTTCTGTTGAATTGGCATATTTTTGTGAGGTTAAACTAACCCCTGAATTTTTATGTGCTTCCAGAATCCAAAAGGGGGCATAACCCCTCGAACCACAACGATGACTTTCacctgttttgtgttttttgacCTCTTCAATGCCCTGACATGTCGCTCTCAGGTGAGATGGCTCTGTCAGCAGTAATTTCTCGTCTCAAATCACAAACATAAACATTACAATACCAGCATTTTGCATagtaagggtttttttaatggtattttAAGCAGTATGATTTTTATCAACTTTTTATACAGATAAAATTATCCATCACAAGAGCAACTACACTTTCAATTATGTAGCTCTAAGTTAGTGTTTATGTAACTTAAAAAGTAATGGAGATGAAATGTAAAGAAACAGGGTGACATTTAAATCCAACAGAGATTGGGAAAagctactttttaaattttttttcccttttttagaCAAAGCTGATATTTGAAATCGGCTTTTTCCGAAACCGCATGTTCTTGTATTCCGTgcttgggtcatttttgggacAGCTGGCAGTTATCTACATCCCTCCACTACAAAAGATCTTCCAGACAGAGAATTTAGGGGTGTTAGGTAAGTTGCAGAATAAAtaagggtttgttttgttttttttttttccttgaagtgaCTTTAGAAAGCAGATGCCATTCCCAGTTTGCTCTGTTAGCTCCCAACACCTCCTGGTAGGGGAGATCAACCCACAGCTCCAATCTCTGTGTATTTACACAGAGCTGTACCCAAAGAGTAGCAGTAGTTCATATTATCCCAGCTCACATTCTGAATTTTGATTTACTGCACGTAAATGGAGACATGCCAAGATTTTCCAGCTCTGTATGAAGATATTTCTCAGATCATTATGCAGACACTCCCTTTGTAAAGAGCTGGGTTAAACTTCAGTTTCCCAGCTGAAATGGAACacagattttaatttcaatCAGCAAATTTCACCCTACCACACCGTGTTCCATCTACATTAGGCTGTGTCATAAGCAGGGGACAGGATGATTTCTGATTCTACCCTCCAAGGGGACCATCCCAGCTGTGGGTGACCCTTGTCTGCTGCAGTGGTGTCCCTACCTCTCAGCTGGCAAGGGCACAGCGAGGGCACATGTACCCAGGGGCTCACCAGCCCaactcccagctgcaggaaggcCCTGGGCTTGGattcctgcccagctgagctcacctcctctctctcctctcccagacCTGCTGTTCCTCACCAGCCTGGCTTCCTCAGTGTTCGTGGTGTCCGAGCTCATCAAACTCTGTGAAAAGCACTGCTGCCCCCCAAAGCACACCAAGGGATGCCACAACTGACTGAGACTGCTCTGAAATGCACCTGGAACACAGCTGTGATCATCCCAACCCATGGCTTTGTGACCCACACATCCTTCCTGAAGGTACTCAAGTGCAGCTGTACCAACAGTCCTTACACCAGAGACTCTTCTACCCCTTCCACGTGAGCTGTCTGCAGAAACCTCTAGAGTGGCTCCTTTTTTAAACCAAGAGCAGGTATATTTTTGTAACACTGATGTGTATTCCAGAAGGCTGAGCTAGTCCCAGACAAAAGAAGAGTTTCACACCTGTACAGAAAAATCTATTGTGCataaactgaaattttatttatttaaatcaaaatcatttttattaataaaatctacattttaaaatgttactgaCAAGTATCTGAGTGAGACTCGTCATTTAGACATGTCCCTGAATGTTTCACTAGAAGAATGGAAAAAACCTGCCTTgaagcatttcttttcctcctatCTGTAGTGTTTGTGGATTCCCAGGTACCCAGGCTTGACTCAGCAAGTGGGGAAATTGTGGGGAGCTGTCaaccagagcagggagctgaagTGCCAACCCTCAGCTGTCAGTTTTTGTACCTGTGTGACTGACAGGAGAAGAAGGGAAGGCTGATCAGACCCAGTGCTCAGCAGAGGATGGATTTAATGGGAAAGGGACTCGCTTCCAAAGAGCCTGAGAACCAAGATGAGTCAGGAACAGAGCAGGGATGTTGGGCTTTGCAGTTGGGCCAAAACTGCACAGAAGAGACTGAGCTCTTCAGATCATAGCTAAGCCCACTGCTGACAAAAGCTTTCTGGACATTTTTAGCTGCATGAGTATAAAGCCCAGATTTCTTAATCATTAGGCTcaggttaaaataaaaattgagtCTTTCCCAAGCCCATCTtttacatttaaagaaaattttgaataaTCCCATCTGCTGGTTGGATCAGTGGTGTC
This window contains:
- the ATP2C2 gene encoding calcium-transporting ATPase type 2C member 2 — protein: MGQGSITKFFQKRSLLRFVQKYQPLGSGEPEEEPREECELKIIQQEQEVAVLPPKDACKCHKEELARALNVDLQTGLSELSVLQRRSKHGWNEFSVENTEPIWKKYLDQFKNPLILLLLASALVSVITKEYEDAASITMAVLIVVTVAFIQEYRSEKSLEELNKLVPPECNCLREGKLQHLLARELVPGDVIYLSVGDRVPADLRLIEVTDLLVDESSFTGEAEPCNKTEGVLLEAGDITTLSNVVFMGTLVRYGKGKGVVIGTGENSQFGEVFKMMQAEETPKTPLQKSMDRLGKQLTLFSFGIIGLIMLIGWLQGKHLLSMFTIGVSLAVAAIPEGLPIVVTVTLVLGVLRMAKKKVIVKKLPIVETLGCCNVICSDKTGTLTANEMTVTRLVTSDGCQAEVSGVGYNGEGNVYLLPSKEVLKEFSNISIGKLVEAGCVVNNAVIRKNSVIGQPTEGALIALAMKMELADIKDIYVRKKEIPFSSEQKWMAVKCTLKNQDQEDIYFMKGAFEEVIQHCTLYNSGGISLSLTPQQKALYQQEEKRMGSSGLRVLALASGPELGKLTFLGLVGIIDPPRAGVREAVQILFESGVSVKMITGDALETAVAIGQNIGLCNGKLKAMSGEELDQLAEAELSSTVQNVSIFFRTSPKHKLKIIKALQRAGAVVSMTGDGVNDAVALKSADIGIAMGRAGTDVSKEAANMILVDDDFSKVMNAIEEGKGIFYNIKNFVRFQLSTSISALSLITLSTVLNLPNPLNAMQILWINIIMDGPPAQSLGVEPVDRDTIKQPPRCITDTILSKSLILKIFMSAIIIISGTLFVFWKENPKGGITPRTTTMTFTCFVFFDLFNALTCRSQTKLIFEIGFFRNRMFLYSVLGSFLGQLAVIYIPPLQKIFQTENLGVLDLLFLTSLASSVFVVSELIKLCEKHCCPPKHTKGCHN